The Microbacterium amylolyticum genome includes the window GCCCCCTGGTTCTCGGGCTCATCCTGAACCCACACGACTTCAGCGTTCGGGTACGACGCAAGCGCCGCGCGCAGCTCCTCAACCGGGGCTGGGTAGAACTGCTCCACGCGCACGAGAGCGATCGCGTCGTTCGGGTTCTTCTGCAGCTCGCCGCGCAGATCCCAGTGGATCTTGCCCGAGTGAACGAGCACGCGGGTGACAGCGTTGGCATCGAGGCCGCGGTCGTCGCCGATCACGGGCTCGAACGTGCCCTGCGTGAGGTCGGCAACTTCGCTGGTGGCACCGCGAAGGCGAAGCATCGCCTTCGGCGTGAAGACCACGAGCGGGCGACGCGGGCGCTGGTAGGCGTGGCGGCGCAGCAGGTGGAAGTACGACGCGGGCGTGGACGGGCGCGCCACCGTCATGTTGTCCTGCGCGCACAGCTGCAAGAAACGCTCGATACGAGCCGACGAGTGATCGGGGCCCTGGCCCTCGTAGCCGTGGGGGAGAAGCAGAACAACGCCGGATTCCTGTCCCCACTTCTGGTCGGCAGAAGAGATGAACTCATCGATGACCGACTGGGCGCCGTTGACGAAGTCACCGAACTGTGCCTCCCAGAGCACGAGCGCGTTCTCGTCCTCAACGGAGTATCCGTATTCGAACGCGAGCGCAGCGTATTCGCTGAGTAGCGAGTCGTACACCTGGAAACGAGCCTGATCCTCGGCGAGGTTCTGGAGGGGGAGCCATTCCTGACCGTTGACGCGGTCGTGCAGAACCGCGTGGCGCTGGACGAAGGTGCCGCGGCGGGAGTCCTGGCCGACCAAACGAACGGGCGTTCCCTCGAGCAGCAGAGAACCGAAAGCGAGCAGCTCTCCGTACGCCCAGTCGATCTTGCCCTCGCGGGACATCTGCACGCGCTTGTCGAGCAGCTGCTGCAGCTTGGTGTGCACCGTGAAGCCGGCCGGCTTGTTGGCGTGGGCGTCGCCCACCTGCGTGATGACGTCGACGTCAACGCCGGTTGTCTCCGGCACCGTTGTGACGGGCTCGTCGAAATCGCCATCCGGGACTACGGGAATCGAGCCGGTCTCGGCCGCGTGCGTCTCGGCGAACGCGATCTCGAGGCGGTTCTGGAAGTCCGCCTTCGCGGCCTCGTACTCTTCTTCCGTGATGTCGCCACGGCCAACGAGCGACTCGGTGTACAGGCGCCGGACGGAACGCTTCGCCTCGATCAGGCCGTACATCAGCGGCTGGGTCATCGAGGGGTCGTCGCCCTCGTTGTGCCCACGGCGGCGGTAGCAGACGAGGTCGATGACGATGTCGCGGTGGAACTTCTGGCGGTATTCGAATGCCAGTTCGGCGGCGCGAACAACCGCCTCGGGGTCGTCACCGTTGACATGCAGAATCGGCGCAGCGATCGCCTTGGCGGGGCCCGTGGCGTAGTACGACGAGCGAGCATCCTGCGGCAGCGTTGTGAAGCCCACCTGGTTGTTGGCGATCACGTGGATCGTTCCGCCCGTGCGGTATGCGCGCAACTCGGACATCTGCAGAGTCTCGAGAACAACGCCCTGCCCGGCGAAGGCGGCGTCGCCATGGACGAGGATCGGCAGCCAGGGGAAAGATCCGCGGTCGTGGCGGTCCTGCTTGGCGCGGACGATGCCCTCCAAAACGCCGTCGACCGTTTCCAAGTGCGAGGGGTTCGCCGCCAGGTACACGTCAATGTCCCGGCCGTCCGTGGCGTGGAACGTGCCCTCGGTGCCGATGTGATACTTCACATCACCCGAACCGCGCTTGTTGCCGGGGAGAGCGCCCTCGAACTCGCTGAACACATCGCCGTAGGTCTTCCCGGCGATGTTGGTGAGCACGTTGAGACGCCCGCGGTGAGCCA containing:
- a CDS encoding multifunctional oxoglutarate decarboxylase/oxoglutarate dehydrogenase thiamine pyrophosphate-binding subunit/dihydrolipoyllysine-residue succinyltransferase subunit, which encodes MSSQVTGVGTSYDGGFGANQWLVDELFQQYKVDKNAVDKEWWPIMEQYAAQNGQSTEQQAPPQKTAASDVPAAKPATNGSPPVARTTAKPAAPAPIPAEPESKKTSSAASDDSAASDKVTVLKGMTKTLAKNMDQSLTVPTATSVRTVPAKLMIDNRIVINNHMARSRGGKVSFTHLIGWALIQALKVFPSQNVYYAEVDGKPSVVAPAHINLGIAIDLPRPDGSRALMVPSIKNTESLSFREYLDAYEDLVSRARANKLGASDFAGTTISLTNPGGIGTVHSVPRLMQGQGAIIGAGALNYPAEFQGASQKTLNELAIGKTITLTSTYDHRVIQGAGSGEFLKIVHELLTGQSHFYDDIFAALRIPYAPIRWSADVSVDVAERVDKTARVQELINAYRVRGHLMADIDPLAFEQRSHHDLEIESHGLTFWDLEREFVTGGFGGKRQAKLRDILGVLRDTYCRTTGIEYMHIPDHEQREWFQQKLERPYEKLDHDEQIRVLGKLNQAEAFETFLQTKYVGQKRFSLEGGESLIPLLDRVIDGAAAAGLEGAAIGMAHRGRLNVLTNIAGKTYGDVFSEFEGALPGNKRGSGDVKYHIGTEGTFHATDGRDIDVYLAANPSHLETVDGVLEGIVRAKQDRHDRGSFPWLPILVHGDAAFAGQGVVLETLQMSELRAYRTGGTIHVIANNQVGFTTLPQDARSSYYATGPAKAIAAPILHVNGDDPEAVVRAAELAFEYRQKFHRDIVIDLVCYRRRGHNEGDDPSMTQPLMYGLIEAKRSVRRLYTESLVGRGDITEEEYEAAKADFQNRLEIAFAETHAAETGSIPVVPDGDFDEPVTTVPETTGVDVDVITQVGDAHANKPAGFTVHTKLQQLLDKRVQMSREGKIDWAYGELLAFGSLLLEGTPVRLVGQDSRRGTFVQRHAVLHDRVNGQEWLPLQNLAEDQARFQVYDSLLSEYAALAFEYGYSVEDENALVLWEAQFGDFVNGAQSVIDEFISSADQKWGQESGVVLLLPHGYEGQGPDHSSARIERFLQLCAQDNMTVARPSTPASYFHLLRRHAYQRPRRPLVVFTPKAMLRLRGATSEVADLTQGTFEPVIGDDRGLDANAVTRVLVHSGKIHWDLRGELQKNPNDAIALVRVEQFYPAPVEELRAALASYPNAEVVWVQDEPENQGAWPFIQQWLSPSVGREFTVVSRPAAAAPSTGSSKVHAIEHADLMKRALGS